Genomic DNA from Pseudomonadota bacterium:
GTTTTTTGGGCCGGTTGCAACCGGGTCTAAGATTTTGGTAACAATACCGGCTTCTGTGGCTATGACATGGCCGATTTTTTGAGGATATTGAGGTTCGGTAAAAATAGCTTTTGCGTTTTCATTCCGGATGGTTTTTATAATTTTGAGGATTTCCGCTGCCGAAGGCTCCTGGCCGTCATACTCCTGAAGTACAGCAACAATATTAAGCCCCATATCCCTGGCAAGATAATCAAATACGCTATGCTGTGTTACTATGTTTTTGTTTTTAAGGTGCTTTCCAAGGGCCGAAAATTCGTCAGCCAGTTTATTCATTTTTTTAGCATAAATACGGGCATTCTCCAAGTAGAATTCTGCCCCGGATGGGTCTATCCTTGAAAGGTCATTTGCTATGTTTATTGCCAAATGGGCTGCCATACGGGGGCTGGCAAAAAGATGCGGATTTGTTCTGAAATGATGATGATCAGCATTGTCAGAATGTTGAAGAATGTCTTTGATTCCCCTGGAGCTGTCAATGGTTTTTAATGATGAATTAATTTTTTTTAGTGGTGCACCAAGAAACTCCTCCATGCCGAGACCGTTTATAATCAGTACATCAGCCTCCACAAGTTTTTTCATATCCTGCGGTGCAAGAGCATAATCATGCGGACAGCCAACCTGAGCCGGAATCAGCAGATCTACGTTCATATTGTTTTTGCCGTGAATAATATTTAGAGTGATCAGGCGGATCGGAAAAGTGGATGCCAATATTTGAAATTTTTTATCAGCCGCTTGAGCATTTGATAAAAATCCGGAAAAAGCAATGCAATAACAAAGTAATGTCATATATAACAAAATAAATTTTTTGTTCATAACCAATTAAGACGCCTCTGATTTTGTTTTATGTAATAGTAAGAGAGTTTTGCATGGCTTTAGATAGGGTGTTATTAAACAAAGATTAACGCTTCCTATCTCTGCGAATGCATTTGCATTAATGATAGATTTGTTCTTCTTTCAAGTCAACATGTAATGCAAATATATTTGCATTAAAGCGGATAATCATATATGTAATTAAAAAAAGAGGTATTAATGATAAAGAGAAAAACATCGCAAAGAGATGCAATCGAACAGGTTTTTAGAACTGAAAACAGACCATTGGGTGTTGAGGAAGTTCTGAAATCAGGCCGTAAGATTGTTAAATCTTTAAATCAGGCCACAGTCTATCGTAACCTTAAACTGTTGGTCGAAAATGGGAGGCTTAAACCTGTCAGTCACCCGGTGCTTGGAGTTTTGTATGAGCAAACCGGCAGGGAACACCACCATCACTTTTATTGCCGTATTTGTGACCGAGTTTTTGATCTTCCCGGATGTTTGCTAAGTGACATTAAAGCAGCTCCTGAAGGATTTGTCATGGAAAAACACGAGATTTTTCTTTCCGGAACATGTCCCTCATGCACAGAATAGTATTTGCTGATTGCCGGTTTCAAAAAACCATGCTATACATCTTTGCAATCATTATTTAACAGGTCATACTTTGAGAAACTTCTAACGGAAGTATTATAATAATAATATAACAAGGCAGTTAATTTTATGAATCCTATAGCAAAACAGCTTAATCAGACTATTGAAAATGAGAATTTGTATATACTCGATATGTTATCTTCTATCGGAAAGAACCTTTTTTTCCCGAAAGGCATATTAAGCCAGAGCGCCGAAGCAAAACAAAAAGCGTACAAGCTGAATGCAACTATAGGAATCGCAAAAGAAAGCGGTAAAACGATGTATTTCCCTTCCGTTATGTCTTTGATAGACGGTATTGAGGCGGAAGATGCTTTGACTTATGCCCCATCATTCGGAATTCCGGAATTAAGAAAAGTGTGGCAGGACTCTATTTATGAAAAGAACCCTTCCCTTTACGGCAAAAAAATAAGTCTGCCTGTTGTTACCTGCGGTATCACGCATGCGATCAGTGTGGTTGCCGATGTATTGATTGATCCTGATGATGTTGTTATTCTGCCGGACATGATGTGGGGTAACTACAATATGATTTTAAATGTCAGGAAAGGGGCAAGGATAAGCAATTATCCGATCTTTACACAAAATGGTGAATACAATCTTAGTGCATTTGAAAAATTAATTAACACTGAAGCCAAGAAGCATAAAAAAATAACAGTGCTTCTCAATTTTCCGCATAATCCCACAGGTTATACTGTTTCGGAAAAAGAGGGAGATGGTATTGCCGATATTTTGCTTAATGCCGCCACAAAAGGTACCAATATAGTTACCATATGTGATGACTCATATTTTGGGCTGTTTTATGATGATAAAACTTTAAAAGAATCTGTTTTTACCCGTATTTGTGATAGATCTCCCAACCTATTGGCAGTAAAGGTTGACGGAGCCACCAAGGAAAATTATGTATGGGGTTTAAGGATCGGTTTTATTACTTATGGTTGTAAAATCGATGGTGAAGCCGAAAAAATATATGATGCACTTGAAAAAAAGACAGCAGGATGCATAAGGGGTAATATTTCCAATGCTTCTCACTTAAGCCAGACCATAGTTTTAAAATCGATGAAAGATAAAAACTATGCTGATGAAAAAAAACAGAAGTTTGATATCTTGCAAAGAAGAGCAAACAAGGTTAAAGAAGTATTATCAAATCCAAAATATAAAGATGTCTGGGAAGTTTATCCTTTTAATTCCGGATATTTTATGTGTATAAAATTACATGGTCTCGATGCTGAGACTTTAAGGTTGCATCTTCTTGATAAATACGGCGTGGGACTTATTTCATTTGGAAAGAGTGATCTTAGAATTGCCTTTTCCTGTCTTGAAGAAACGGATATACAGGAACTTTTTGATATCATATTTCAAGGTGCCCAGGATATTAAAGGTTGCGGAACATAATTTCAATGGTTTCATTGCCAGTTTGATGTTACTCTTAAAACACGGTCAAATTGTTTCATAACATAATAAGACCGTCTCCATGAATCCACTCTTATCATATTGAGGTGATCGGTATGTATATGCAGTCCGGCAAGGAGAAGTATCAGGCAGATAAGATCAGATCTCTTGGCTTGTGCCTCGGTGCATCAACAATTTCTGCGGTTGGAGTTGAGTTTGTGCAGTGTGCTGAAAGTACTGCACCTGATAGTTTTATAAAATCTGATATTATAGATTATATAACTCTTCCCCATGAGGGTAATCCAAGACAAACTCTTCTTTCCGTATTTGAAAAGTTAGGCAGTTCTTTTGACAGAATATGCTCGACCGGCCGCAGATTCCATAAGCTTTTAAACCTGTCGAAGATTTCCGAACCGGAAGCAGTTGAATATGCCTATCGTTATGTAAAACCGCCTGAAATAGAATGTTCCGCAATTGTTTCTGCAGGCGGTGAAAGCTTTATGATATATGTATTAAACCGTGAAGGAAGGATTTCAAATGTAATTACCGGTAATAAGTGCGCTTCAGGAACCGGAGAGTTTTTTTTGCAGCAGCTCAGAAGAATGAATGTTTCGGTTGAAGAAGCAGCCGGTTTTGCAGAATCTGAAGATCCTTATCATGTTTCCGGTCGCTGCTCTGTTTTCTGTAAATCAGACTGTACCCATGCCACTAATAAAGGAATTCCCAAATCAAAAGTTACTTCCGGATTGTGCAAGATGATGGCAAGCAAGATTCTGGAGCTTTTGAAAAAAGTAAAAAAAGAAAACATAATGATAACCGGTGGAACTGCTCAAAACAAAATGATGATTGATTTTTTGCGCAAAGAGATTTCCGGTCTTATAATTCCTAAAGAGGCTCCTTATTTTGAAGCTCTGGGTGCTGCCCTATGGGGGCTTGAACACGAGACGATTGCTTTTGCAGGTGCTGACTCTTTATTTAAGAGTGAATTAACTTCTTTTGAAATACTTTCTCCGCTAAAAGAATTTGAAGATCTGGTTGAATTCAAAAGCATGCCGAAATGTGATGTTAAAGCAGGCGATATATGCACTTTAGGTCTTGATGTGGGTTCTACCACAACAAAAGCAGTACTTCTGAGAAACAGTGATGATTCAATTCTTGAATCGGTTTATCTAAGAACAAGCGGAGATCCGGTTGGCGCATCCAGAAAGTGTTATGATTATATCTTAAAAGCTGTTTCTGAAAAAACGCCGCTTTCCGGTATAACAATAGAAGGGCTTGGCGTATGCGGTTCCGGACGTCAGATAGCCGGTCTTCATGCCTTAACAGACGGTATAATAAACGAAATTATTGCTCATGCAACAGCAGCTGTTTATTTTGATCCAAAAGTAGATACAATCTTTGAGATAGGGGGCCAGGATGCAAAATATACATACATTGTAAATTCGGTTCCATCGGATTACGCAATGAATGAAGCCTGTTCTGCCGGAACGGGTTCTTTTCTGGAGGAATCTGCGTTTGAAACACTTGGAATCAAAATGGAGGATATATCAGATATTGCATTAAAGGGAGTAATGCCGCCGAATTTCAATGATCAGTGCGCAGCATTTATTTCTTCAGATATAAAAAATGCTATCCATGAAGGGTTGCAGCAGGAAGATATAGTCGCAGGCCTTGTATATTCCATATGTATGAATTATTCAAACAGAGTTAAAGGAAACCGGCCTGTAGGGGGCAAAGTTTTCATGCAGGGAGGAGTGTGCTACAATCATGCTGTACCTCTTGCTATGGCGGCTTTAACAGGCAAATCAATAATTGTACCTCCTGAGCCCGGGCTTATGGGTGCATTCGGTGCGGCACTTGAGATTAAAAAAAGGATAGAGAAAGGTTTGTTGGAAAAGAAATATTTTGATCTTGAAGTGCTGGCTGGCCGTGAGGTTAATTATGGAAAGTCGTTTACATGTCATGGAGTAAAAAATGATTGTGATCGACGTTGTAATATTGCAATCATTGAACTTGAAGATAATAAATACCCTTTTGGAGGGGCATGCAATCATTATTATAATCTTCGCAACAATATAAAAAGCAGTGATGAAAACTTTGATTTTGTACGTATCCGCCAGAAACTTGTTTTTGAAAAATACGCTGCATCAAGGCAGAACATACCGGCAGGCGGATTTAAAGGCCGTGTGGGTATTAACAGAAGCTTTCTGGTAAATACATACTATCCTTTATATTCTAATTTTTTCGCAGGGCTTGGGTTCGAGACTGTATTGCCTGATATTCCTTCTCAGGAAGGCATCGACCAGAAAGGCGCTGCTTTTTGTTATCCGGTTGAGCTTGCTCATGGATTTTTCTGGTCTATGATTTCAGGAGAAGATATCCCTGAGTATATATTTCTGCCGCATTTTAAAGCTGTTCCTGCTTTAAACGGAAATCAAAATTCACAGGTTTGCCCTGTTGTTCAGGGAGAAACATTTTATCTCCAGACAGCTTTTAAGGACAGACTTGATTATATTAAAAAGAAAGGCACAAAAATATTCAATCCCCTTATTGATCTTGGTAAAGGAATTGAATCTGCAAAAAGGCCTCTTTTTGAAACGGCAAAGAAAATGGGCTTTGGTAAAAAAGCTACACAAAAAGCTTTTGCTGCAGCGCTATATGCGCAGAAAAAATGTTTTGAAGAGATGAAAACTATCGGGAATCAGGCATTAAAAGAACTCGAAAAAGATCCAAATAAATTTGGTGTAGTAATTTTTGGCAGACCTTACAACGGGTTTTGCGAAGAAGCCCATATGGGGATACCCCGAAAATTAGCCTCAAGAGGTATCCTGGTGCTGCCTTTTGATTTTCTTGATTTTAACGATGAAAAGAGCAGACCTAATATGTACTGGGGTATTGGAGAGATGCTGATCAAAGCGGGAAATTTTGTAAAAAGTCATCCACAGCTGTTTGGAACTTTTATAACCAATTTTTCCTGTGGGCCTGATTCTTTTCTTATCGGGTATTTCAGAGATATTATGGGATTAAAACCGTCTTTAACCCTTGAACTTGACAGCCATACAGCAGATGCAGGACTTGAAACAAGAATTGAAGCTTTTATTGATATTATAAATTCATACAGGCAGCTATTATCCGGAAATAAAATATCTGTAAGAAAAAACGGCTTTAAGCCTGCAAGAGTTGCCCTGAATAATGGGGTTACAAAAGTAATTACCTCAAACGGCAGAGAGCTTTCCATGACCGATCCTAATGTTAAAGTACTTCTGCCTTCAATGGGAAGAATTCCTACCGAATCGCTTGCTGCAGTATTTCGCGCAAACGGGTTTAACGCAGAAGCACATCCTCCTTCAGATATGGCAATTCTGAAACTCGGTCGTGCCAATACTTCATGCAAGGAATGTCTGCCGTTACAATTAACAACCGGAACTTTGCTGAATTATATCAATAACGGGAAACAAAACGGTGAGGTTCTTGTCTATTTCATGCCTACTTCCTGCGGACCTTGCAGGTTCGGGCAGTATCATATTTTTATGGAGGATCTTATAAAAAGGTTGGAAATCCCTGATGTAGCCATGCTTTCCCTGTCATCTGAGAACGGCTACTGCGGGATGGGAAATGGTTTTCAAAAAAAAGGGTGGTGGGCGGTTGTAATCTCCGATGTTATGGAAGATGTTAGATCCATGATTTTAGCCAATGCAGTTGATCCGGAATACGGCATCAGTCTTTTTGAGAATGAATGGAAGTTTATTCTTGAGAAAATAGAAAAAGGTGATTTTGACAGCTTTGAAAAGGGACTCAAAATTACATCAAAAAAATTAAGTACTATTCCAATGAAACTATTGCCGGACGAAGTCCCGAAAATATCGCTTGTTGGTGAGATATTTGTAAGAAGAGATTCGATATCAAGGCAATATCTTACAGAAAAACTAGCTGCTATGGGGTTTGCAACTCTTTGTGCTCCTATTTCGGAATGGTTGTATTATTGTGACTATCTGGTTGACAACAAGCTTTCAGATTCAACAATGAATGCTATGGAAAAGTTTTCTTTTGCAATTAAGAAGAGAATTATGAAAAAGTATGAAATAAGAATAAAGGAAATTCTATCGCAATCAGGGCTTGTGCATGCTGAACCTATAAGCGCAAAAGATATAATAAAAACCGCTATGCCTTATATGTCACCTGATCTTGTTGGTGAAGCAATTCTGACTGTAGGAAGCTCGCTTGCAGAAATTGCTTCGCATACTTGTGGGGTAATTTCGGTAGGGCCATTTGGCTGTATGCCGAATAGAATTTCAGAAGCAATATTAACAGAAGTTATGAACAAAGAAAATAAGCTCGCCACAAGTCCTGATGACATGCACTTAAAAGCCGTGCTTTCGGATATTGACAGTCTTCCATTTCTTGCAATTGAAAGTGACGGCTCTTCTTTTCCTCAGTTGATAACAGCTAAACTGGATGCTTTCTGTCTACAGGCAAACAGGTTCCATTCGGCTTTGATGAATTCAAAAGACTTATAATTTCAAATGAATTATCGAAAAGATCAATAATAAGCAGTTTGTTTCTTAAAAGAGAACCTTTATTAAGAAGTACTTTTATTGCTTCCGAACACTCAAGTGATGCCAGCAAAGAAACACAGTGTGCCAATGTGCCAAGAGATGTTTCGGCTCCCTTGTTTGGGGCGTTTTTAGCTTCACCATAGATAAGTTTCAGGCCAGGATCTTCGGGAAATATAGTTGTGATTTGTCCGTAGTATCCGGCAATTGCAGCAGATATAAATTTGCAGCCTGCTTTTTTTGATGCATTTTCCAGGACAAAACGTCCGGGAAGCGAATCAAGGCAGTCTATAATTATATCCGAGTTTTCAATAAAGGCGGAGGCATTTTTATCATTTAAGAATTCACGGTGATTAATTACCGTCACGGAAGAGTTGATTTCTGTTACTCTGTTTTTTGATGCATCAGCTTTCGGTATACAAATATTACTTTCATTACTTAAGACCTGACGATTTAAATTGCTTTCTTCGAACACATCACCGTCAATAAGGTTTAAGGTTCCAACGCCTATCCTTGCAAGTGTTTCACAAACAGATCCACCAAGACCTCCTAAGCCTACAATAGTTGCTTTGGATTTTAAAAGTGTTATCTGATCTTCACAAGACAATGATTTCATATTGCGTACATAACGTTCAGGAATAATTTCAGATTCCAAAGAGGCAATCTCAAGCTCCCGGCAGCTTATATTGAATTCCTGAGATATTATTTTAACGTGATCTATCGAAATACTTTTGTATGGCGTATTGTCAGGAAGTGTCTTATTGACTGAAAACGCACGAAATTTACTTTTAATATCATCGTTCAATTTTTAGTTCCTTTCTGCTCTGTATCGATATAACAAAAAATGGTATTTTTCGGTTTCATGCAAAGTCGTCAATTATGTTTCAATCATAGATTTATTATTTTTATTGACATTTAGCATAAGTAACAATAGAAATCAAAATCATATTCAGGTGCTCAATTTGAGCATAAAAGGGAACCCTGTTAGAATCGGGGACGGGCCCGCCGCTGTGATCGGGGACGAAAACCGCATTTTTGCCACTGTCTGTTTTAAAAACAGGTGGGAAGGCGCGGTCAGCCCGGTTGAATTTTCCAAAAGGAAATTTTAATCAATGGGGCAAAAGTAGATTGATCCGATAGTCAGAAGACCTGCCTGAGTAGTTTGTGTGTTCTCCGAGGACAAGAGAGCGCAGATAGTATCTTGAGGATAAAAAAGGGTAATCCCCGGGACGATATAATCGGTCCGGGGATTTTTGTTTCCGGACCTGGAAATTATTAATAATATTTCAGGAGGAAGGAAAAGTGAAGAAGAGCTTATCGGGTTTTTTGTCGGTATTATTTTTGATGATGATACCTTCATTGGTTTTTTCAGAAGATGTAAAAGACGGTATAGTGTCTACACCGGTATTGGATGAAATAGTTGTAAGCGCTACAAAAACAGAGGAAAAAAGGAAAGATATCGCAAATTCGGTAATTATAATGGATAAAAACGATATACAGGAATCTGCGGCAACCTCAGTTGGAGAATTATTGGCGAATGAGCCGGGCATAGATTGGAGAACTTATGGAGATTATGGAGGTGCATCTCAAGAGATTCATATTAGAGGTATGGGTGCTGAGGGCACTCAGGTCCTTGTAAATGGCATAGTAGTTAATTCTCCATCTCTTGGTATAGCCGATGTTGGCAGGATACCTTTAAACAGTATAGAAAAAATTGAAGTGGTTAAGGGTTCAGGATCGCTTCTTTATGGCACAAGCGCTATGGGTGGAATAGTAAATATTATAACCAAGAGACCGAAAAAAGACAAAATGGATCTTAAGGTTAGTGCTGGTTATGGTTCTGAAAACAGATATGAAATTTCAGCCGAACAGGGGATGTTTATCACAGATGAATTTGGATATTATCTCACAGCTACAAAACGTGATTCGGATGGTTTTCGGGAAAATGCTGAGAGCAATCATAAGGACGTATCTTTAAATCTTGTTTATGATATAGGGGATATATTGGGTATAAGCCTTTACGGGGATTATATTGACAGAGATTTTGGTCGACCAGGCGTTGAGCCTTCGCATGGAACATCTAATTTTTATTATAATGGAACTAAAGTATATGATGAACACTCCGCAAGTGTACTTGATGAAGGTGCTGATGAGGATGCACACCTTGTACTTACTATGAAAAGCAGCCCTGTAAAATGGCTAGGTATAAACTTAAAGGGCAGCTATATGAATATGGAGAATTATAACTATAGACGCTATTATGATTCTTTTCTGCCTGGGGTGCCTGGTGATGAGAGTTGGACAACTAATGAAGTTATTCAGGTTGAAGGCAATGTTGATATTCAACCTATAAAAAGTATGAAATTCTTATTGGGGGGGGAATATAAGGAATATGACTGGGAAAATAAAAAATATGACTTAACCGGCAGTGGAATAAAAGATTATACAACGAAGGCAAAAAAAGATGCGAATGTATATACCAATGGCTTGTTTGCTGAAGCGCAGTATAGTCCTTGTAGCTTTATTAAGGTTTTGGCAGGAGTTCGGCATGAAGAGCATTCCGAATTTGGGACAAAAGATGTTCCTCGTTATGGTATAATTGTAAATCCTTTAGAAGGTACGGTATTTAAATTTAATTATGGAAAACACTTTAATGCTCCAACATTAAATGACCTTTTTTTTCCGTACGAAGATTGGGGATGGGGTTCGGGTGCTGAGGGTAATCCCAATTTAAAACCTGAAACGGGGGAACATTCTGATATTACTTTAGAACAGTCTTTATTAAATGATAAAGTCTTTATTACTGCATCATATTTCAAATGGGATATAAATGATAAAATACGATGGGCCTCAGATTCCTTCTATTTTTATAGACCTGAAAATCTGGACAGCTATAAAGCGAAAGGTTGTGAAATCGGAGCAAAGGTTGGTCCTTATTATGGCATAAACTTATTTTTTAACTATACTTATACTGATGCTGAAGAAGAAATCGCAGGAGGTGTTAAACGTAAGAATCTTTATACCTCGGATCATTTTTATAAGTGCGGTTTTACCTATTGGAATGATATAGGATTTACTATGACCACTACTTATAGATATGTAGGAGATCGTCCCGGTTATTACAGAAATGATTCGGACAAGCATGCCGAGGTTAATTTAGCTTCATATAATACTGTGGATATAAAGCTTGAACAACGTTTATTTGATAATTGGGTTTTGTCTTTGCAAGGTAATAATCTATTTGATGAAGAATATGATACTTATACGTCTACTTTCTACAATTCAGTTGGCACTCCTAGTCGGGATAGATATCCAGGAGCAGGAGCATCAGTATTTTTTAGCGTAGGTTATGAGTACTGAATCTTTTTATAAACGGTTCCGATAATCAAATGTTGTAATTGTAATTTTTGATTTGATTATCGGAACTTTGTTTACGGATAAAATGAAAAAAATCGAGGGAATCAATGTAATGATAAATAAAATTAAATTTAGCATATTGTATTTTATTAGCATTTTTGTTTTTTGCACTATCATTCCGGCATTATGCTATCCTCTTGACTTTATCGACCATGGCGGAAACCACATTAATATCGATAAAACCCCATCATCAGTAGTATCCCTTGTTCCATCCGTAACTGATATCATATTTAAGCTTGGTGCAGCAGACAATCTTAAGGCCGTGACTATTTATGATACTTCTCCTCCTGAGGTAAGCAAAAAAGAGGTTGTCGGGGGATTTTTCTCGCCTTCTGTTGATAAGATCGAAAAGATAAATCCTGATGTTATCTTCTATTCAAAGTTGCAAAAAAATGTAGTTGAAAGATTTAAGAATAAAAAATGTATATTGATCAATCTTGAACACGATTCCGTATCTGACTCCTTTGATGTGATTTATACATTAGGTAAAATATTTAATAAAGAAGAAAAAGCAAAAAAGATTGTAGAACAAATCAAAGAAGAATTTGAGCTTATTTCAAAAAAAACAAGCAGGATTCCTGAAGCAAATAAACAAAGAGTAATAAGGCTTATGGGAAGAGATAAGATAATGACTCCTGGTGACGACTCCTTTCAAAACGAGCTTATACGTTTTGCAGGAGGTATTGCGCCAGTGTTCAATAAAAAGGGAAAGATAGTAGATGTCACCAAAGAGGAATGGATGAAATTCAATCCCCAGGTGATTTATGGCTGTGGAGGCGACACAAAAAAGGTTAATAAAATATTTAGTGAACCGGGCTGGAAAGATGTAGATGCGGTAAAAAACGGCAGGATCTATAATTTCCCTTGTGAGTTGACTTGCAGGGCTTCTGTAAATTCGGGATATTTTGTTTCATGGCTTTCTGCAAGAATATATGGCGATGAGTTTTCCGATGCTTCAAACTTTGTATTGGAAGAAAAGGTTTTTAAATCAAAAAAAATCGATGTGGATCTGGATTATATAAAAGATGTACATATTGATTACAGCAAGATTTATGATTTTGACAACAAAACGTTGGTTGTGGAATTTAAAAAGCCGCTTTCTATAGTTTCAACACTTGAAGGACAGCGTGATGGCATAAAAACAGTTGGCAATCATTATTCGCCTCCGCCTTGCTGGGGTATTGGGCATAATGAAGGTTTTGAGTCGCAACGGGATCATGTTTATAAAGTCATTGGAAAATCATTGGAAGACTCAAGTTTTCTTTTTACCGGAGCGGATATGGACAATCTTGCTGTCAAACGCAAGGAATTTAAAGATATGGTAGTCTATGCTCTGGTAACTGCCGGTGTTAAATCCAATGCTATGCGTATGTCAGCAGACGAAGGTATGTTCTATGAACCGGGAACAATAAATATCATTATTTTAACAAATATGAAGCTTACGCCAAGGGCTATGACAAGAGCTATTATTTCGGTTACGGAAGCCAAGAGCGCAGTTATGCAGGATCTTGATGTAAGAAGTACTTATACTCCTATGATTAATATGGCTACAGGAACAGGTACTGATAATATTCTGGTTGTAGGTGGTTCCGGAAAAGAATTGAAAAATGCCGGAGGCCATACCAAACTGGGTGAATTAATCGCAAAAGCAGTTTATGCTGGTGTTTCTGAAACAATATACAAGCAAAATGGAATGATTTCAGAGCGTAATATCTTTTCGCGTTTGAGAGACAGAAATCTTAGTGTATTTGAGATACTTTCTGCATACGGATGTGAATGCAGCTCCGGAGAATCCGGTATGGTAGGCGAATTCGAAGGTCTTTTGCTGCAACCCCGTTATGCTTCTTTTTTAAAAGCATCTTTTGCTTTAAGCGATGATTATGAAAAAGGCCTTATTAATGATCTGAGTTCTTATGAATTATGGTGCAAGCAGGTGGAAGAAGAAATAGCCGGGCGAAAAATAAGTGAAGATAAGGACTATCTTGCCGGAATTGATTTGCCGGTTGTTATTGATATGGCTTTAAATTCATTATTAAGTGGTATTCATGAAAGAAAGAGTGGTTCATCAGAATGATTTGACCATTTTACATATATTTAGTATTGTTTGATTTTATTATTTAGATAATAGGATTCAAGGATTCAAGGGTTCAAGGATTCCAGGGTCCAAGGGGAAATGTATAGGGATCAAGAATAAAGTTTCAGGTGAAAAGCGCAAATAACGAAGTCCATGGATTGATAGTTCAAAAGCATATATTTTATTACTTGAACCATTAACCTTGTCACTTGAATCCTTGACCCCTCGACCCCTCGAATCCTAAAATTATAATCATATGAAAAAAAATAAAATTTATATTTTAGCTCTTATTGCATTTTGCCTGATTGTAAATACTTCCTGGGCCGAAACCAGAACTTTTACCGATCAAGCGGGGCGGACTGTTAATGTCCCTTTAAATCCTCAAAGGATTGTATCCCTTGCACCAAGTATAACCGAGATCGTTTTTGCTCTTGGGGAGGAACATCGGTTAAAGGGAGTTACCCTGTTTTCAGATTATCCATCCGAGGCAAAAATGATTCCTGTTGTTGGTTCATATGTGAATCTGGATCTTGAAAGAATTGTAGCATTAAAACCTGATTTATGCATTGCAATAAAAGACGGAAACTCCAGAGATACGGTAAAACAACTGGATGCTTTAAATATTCCGGTTTA
This window encodes:
- a CDS encoding aminotransferase class I/II-fold pyridoxal phosphate-dependent enzyme, translating into MNPIAKQLNQTIENENLYILDMLSSIGKNLFFPKGILSQSAEAKQKAYKLNATIGIAKESGKTMYFPSVMSLIDGIEAEDALTYAPSFGIPELRKVWQDSIYEKNPSLYGKKISLPVVTCGITHAISVVADVLIDPDDVVILPDMMWGNYNMILNVRKGARISNYPIFTQNGEYNLSAFEKLINTEAKKHKKITVLLNFPHNPTGYTVSEKEGDGIADILLNAATKGTNIVTICDDSYFGLFYDDKTLKESVFTRICDRSPNLLAVKVDGATKENYVWGLRIGFITYGCKIDGEAEKIYDALEKKTAGCIRGNISNASHLSQTIVLKSMKDKNYADEKKQKFDILQRRANKVKEVLSNPKYKDVWEVYPFNSGYFMCIKLHGLDAETLRLHLLDKYGVGLISFGKSDLRIAFSCLEETDIQELFDIIFQGAQDIKGCGT
- a CDS encoding activase, yielding MQSGKEKYQADKIRSLGLCLGASTISAVGVEFVQCAESTAPDSFIKSDIIDYITLPHEGNPRQTLLSVFEKLGSSFDRICSTGRRFHKLLNLSKISEPEAVEYAYRYVKPPEIECSAIVSAGGESFMIYVLNREGRISNVITGNKCASGTGEFFLQQLRRMNVSVEEAAGFAESEDPYHVSGRCSVFCKSDCTHATNKGIPKSKVTSGLCKMMASKILELLKKVKKENIMITGGTAQNKMMIDFLRKEISGLIIPKEAPYFEALGAALWGLEHETIAFAGADSLFKSELTSFEILSPLKEFEDLVEFKSMPKCDVKAGDICTLGLDVGSTTTKAVLLRNSDDSILESVYLRTSGDPVGASRKCYDYILKAVSEKTPLSGITIEGLGVCGSGRQIAGLHALTDGIINEIIAHATAAVYFDPKVDTIFEIGGQDAKYTYIVNSVPSDYAMNEACSAGTGSFLEESAFETLGIKMEDISDIALKGVMPPNFNDQCAAFISSDIKNAIHEGLQQEDIVAGLVYSICMNYSNRVKGNRPVGGKVFMQGGVCYNHAVPLAMAALTGKSIIVPPEPGLMGAFGAALEIKKRIEKGLLEKKYFDLEVLAGREVNYGKSFTCHGVKNDCDRRCNIAIIELEDNKYPFGGACNHYYNLRNNIKSSDENFDFVRIRQKLVFEKYAASRQNIPAGGFKGRVGINRSFLVNTYYPLYSNFFAGLGFETVLPDIPSQEGIDQKGAAFCYPVELAHGFFWSMISGEDIPEYIFLPHFKAVPALNGNQNSQVCPVVQGETFYLQTAFKDRLDYIKKKGTKIFNPLIDLGKGIESAKRPLFETAKKMGFGKKATQKAFAAALYAQKKCFEEMKTIGNQALKELEKDPNKFGVVIFGRPYNGFCEEAHMGIPRKLASRGILVLPFDFLDFNDEKSRPNMYWGIGEMLIKAGNFVKSHPQLFGTFITNFSCGPDSFLIGYFRDIMGLKPSLTLELDSHTADAGLETRIEAFIDIINSYRQLLSGNKISVRKNGFKPARVALNNGVTKVITSNGRELSMTDPNVKVLLPSMGRIPTESLAAVFRANGFNAEAHPPSDMAILKLGRANTSCKECLPLQLTTGTLLNYINNGKQNGEVLVYFMPTSCGPCRFGQYHIFMEDLIKRLEIPDVAMLSLSSENGYCGMGNGFQKKGWWAVVISDVMEDVRSMILANAVDPEYGISLFENEWKFILEKIEKGDFDSFEKGLKITSKKLSTIPMKLLPDEVPKISLVGEIFVRRDSISRQYLTEKLAAMGFATLCAPISEWLYYCDYLVDNKLSDSTMNAMEKFSFAIKKRIMKKYEIRIKEILSQSGLVHAEPISAKDIIKTAMPYMSPDLVGEAILTVGSSLAEIASHTCGVISVGPFGCMPNRISEAILTEVMNKENKLATSPDDMHLKAVLSDIDSLPFLAIESDGSSFPQLITAKLDAFCLQANRFHSALMNSKDL
- a CDS encoding zinc ABC transporter substrate-binding protein, which translates into the protein MTLLCYCIAFSGFLSNAQAADKKFQILASTFPIRLITLNIIHGKNNMNVDLLIPAQVGCPHDYALAPQDMKKLVEADVLIINGLGMEEFLGAPLKKINSSLKTIDSSRGIKDILQHSDNADHHHFRTNPHLFASPRMAAHLAINIANDLSRIDPSGAEFYLENARIYAKKMNKLADEFSALGKHLKNKNIVTQHSVFDYLARDMGLNIVAVLQEYDGQEPSAAEILKIIKTIRNENAKAIFTEPQYPQKIGHVIATEAGIVTKILDPVATGPKNASLDYYETVMRKNIKILKKTLDE
- a CDS encoding transcriptional repressor → MKRKTSQRDAIEQVFRTENRPLGVEEVLKSGRKIVKSLNQATVYRNLKLLVENGRLKPVSHPVLGVLYEQTGREHHHHFYCRICDRVFDLPGCLLSDIKAAPEGFVMEKHEIFLSGTCPSCTE